In bacterium, the DNA window TGAAAGACCACAAAGTTCAGACTTCGAGGTACGGGAAAGCGTCTCTTTTCATGATATTGCCTCTTTTGTTCCTCGTTTTTCTCGGTGCGTCCACGGTATCCGACGCCCCGAACCTCGAACAAAAACAGAAATATGTTACGGACGAAATGATTGAACCCGAGATATCCGGGCAGGGCTCCGAAACGCTTGAGAATTATCCAAAGCTTGAGGTGACGAGTTTTGTTTCGGACGACGGCCGCAAGGGATGGAAAGCGAAGGTGCAGAACCCGCTTCCGCTTGCCTCTCCGGCGGTTGTGGATGGAAAACTCTACATAGGCGGAGGCTTCGGTTCATACGAGTTTTACGCATTCGATGCCGAGACAGGCAAGCCGCTCTGGCTCTTTCATTGCGGTGACGACGGTCCTACTGCGGCGGTGGTGGAGAAGGGCAGGGTCGCTTTCAACACCGAAAGCTGCATTCTTTATGTCCTCGATGCAAAGACCGGCAGAAAGCTCTGGGGCAAATGGCTCGGAGACCCCTTGATGAGCCAGCCCGCCATGAAGGATGACAGGGTCGTGATGGCGTATCCTAACCAGAAGGGCGGCCACTCAATCGCATGCATGAATGCCCAGACAGGGGATGAATACTGGGTAGATGACATCCCGGGCGAGATAATCTCGGCGCCCATAATCGCCGATGACAAGGTCTACGCATCCACTCTTGAAGGCTCCGTTCACTGCTTCAATCTCGCGAACGGAGAGAAGCTTTTTTCGAAGAAGCACCAGGCTACTTCAGCGCCCTGGGTATGGAAAGGTGAGATATACGTGAGCC includes these proteins:
- a CDS encoding PQQ-binding-like beta-propeller repeat protein; the encoded protein is MKDHKVQTSRYGKASLFMILPLLFLVFLGASTVSDAPNLEQKQKYVTDEMIEPEISGQGSETLENYPKLEVTSFVSDDGRKGWKAKVQNPLPLASPAVVDGKLYIGGGFGSYEFYAFDAETGKPLWLFHCGDDGPTAAVVEKGRVAFNTESCILYVLDAKTGRKLWGKWLGDPLMSQPAMKDDRVVMAYPNQKGGHSIACMNAQTGDEYWVDDIPGEIISAPIIADDKVYASTLEGSVHCFNLANGEKLFSKKHQATSAPWVWKGEIYVSLREDEKQIQAGKEIVVRSEGQGRINTAGERANKDLWVKQHADYLITDNSSEYAAAQKSLDASVGFGSAPAAAKLEQGEANLGVASVSGIWAYQGSRPSIIMDRSYSSMGDTLKSLDPATGKLLWQKYIKIKDSPGGRPFSPPSYANGKLYIGAVSGEIICLDARDGKELWRYNCGEPVRFQPVIAKGKVYWGTDNGSVFCIDARDPDADGWLMWGGNAQHNI